A stretch of the uncultured Trichococcus sp. genome encodes the following:
- the thrS gene encoding threonine--tRNA ligase: MSEIKITFPDGAVKVYEAGVTVEEVAKSISNSLAKKALAGKFNGELVDFTRPLETDGALEIVTPDHADGLGILRHSAAHLMAHALTRLFPEIHLGVGPAIETGFYYDTDMEVQLSEEDLPKVEAEMMSIVKANYPIVRREVSRAEALEIFANDPYKVELITALPENEIITVYTQEDFTDLCRGVHVPATGKIQVFKLLSLAGAYWRGNSNNKMMQRVYGTAFFDKKALAEFIKMREEAKERDHRKLGKELDLFMVSQEVGSGLPFWLPKGATIRRTLERYITDKEISLGYQHVYTPVLANVELYKTSGHWDHYHDDMFPPMDMGDGEMLVLRPMNCPHHMMVYKNDIHSYRELPIRIAELGMMHRYEKSGALSGLQRVREMTLNDAHAFVRPDQIKDEFKRVLQLVMDVYADFQITDYRFRLSYRDPEDKVKYFDDDAMWDRAEAMLKEAMDEFGLEYFEAVGEAAFYGPKLDVQFKTAMGLEETMSTIQLDFLLPERFDLTYVGEDGENNHRPVVIHRGVISTMERFVAYLIEEYKGAFPVWLAPVQATIIPVNLDLHADQAYELKAVMEQLGMRVEVDDRNEKMGYKIRASQTQKIPYQLVIGDQELVNGTVTVRRYGSKEMVTFSMDDFLAEVQSEIKNFK; the protein is encoded by the coding sequence ATGTCAGAAATCAAAATCACTTTTCCTGACGGCGCCGTAAAAGTATACGAAGCCGGCGTCACAGTGGAAGAAGTAGCAAAAAGCATCAGCAACAGCCTAGCCAAAAAAGCTTTGGCCGGAAAATTCAACGGGGAATTGGTCGACTTCACACGTCCGTTGGAGACGGACGGAGCGCTTGAAATCGTGACACCGGATCATGCAGATGGATTGGGTATCCTGCGCCACTCGGCTGCCCACTTGATGGCGCATGCCTTGACGCGTCTGTTCCCTGAAATTCATTTGGGGGTAGGCCCGGCGATCGAAACGGGTTTCTATTACGACACTGATATGGAAGTGCAGCTTTCCGAAGAGGATTTGCCGAAAGTCGAAGCGGAAATGATGAGCATCGTGAAGGCGAATTATCCGATCGTCAGACGTGAGGTGAGCCGTGCGGAAGCGTTGGAAATCTTCGCAAATGATCCTTACAAAGTCGAATTGATCACAGCGTTGCCTGAAAATGAAATCATCACTGTGTATACGCAAGAAGACTTCACGGACCTTTGCCGCGGCGTCCATGTGCCGGCAACCGGAAAAATTCAAGTCTTCAAGCTGTTGTCGCTGGCGGGTGCTTACTGGAGAGGGAATTCGAACAACAAAATGATGCAGCGCGTCTACGGGACAGCCTTCTTCGACAAGAAAGCCTTGGCTGAATTCATCAAGATGCGCGAAGAAGCGAAAGAACGCGATCACCGCAAGTTGGGCAAAGAGCTGGATTTGTTCATGGTTTCGCAGGAAGTCGGTTCCGGCTTGCCATTCTGGTTGCCGAAAGGTGCAACGATCCGTCGTACGCTTGAACGCTACATCACCGACAAAGAAATCAGTTTAGGGTATCAGCATGTGTATACACCAGTCTTAGCGAATGTGGAATTGTACAAAACTTCCGGCCACTGGGATCACTACCACGATGACATGTTCCCACCGATGGACATGGGTGATGGCGAAATGTTGGTGTTGCGTCCGATGAACTGTCCGCATCATATGATGGTCTATAAAAATGACATCCACAGCTACCGCGAATTGCCGATCCGCATCGCCGAATTGGGTATGATGCATCGTTACGAGAAGAGCGGCGCTTTGTCCGGTCTGCAGCGCGTACGCGAAATGACCCTGAATGATGCCCATGCTTTTGTCCGTCCCGATCAGATCAAGGACGAATTCAAACGCGTGCTGCAGCTGGTCATGGATGTGTATGCAGATTTTCAGATCACAGACTATCGTTTCCGTTTGAGCTACCGCGATCCGGAAGACAAAGTGAAATACTTCGATGACGATGCTATGTGGGACCGTGCCGAAGCGATGCTGAAGGAAGCGATGGATGAATTCGGTCTGGAATACTTCGAAGCTGTCGGCGAAGCTGCGTTCTACGGCCCTAAATTGGATGTGCAGTTCAAGACAGCGATGGGCTTGGAGGAAACGATGTCCACAATCCAATTGGACTTCCTGTTGCCTGAACGCTTTGATCTGACTTATGTCGGCGAAGATGGCGAAAACAATCACCGTCCTGTCGTTATCCACCGCGGCGTCATCTCCACAATGGAGCGTTTTGTGGCGTATCTGATCGAAGAGTATAAAGGCGCGTTCCCGGTATGGTTGGCTCCTGTCCAAGCGACGATCATCCCGGTCAACCTTGACCTGCATGCCGATCAAGCCTATGAACTGAAAGCCGTAATGGAGCAGTTGGGCATGCGCGTCGAAGTCGATGACCGCAACGAGAAGATGGGCTACAAGATCCGTGCTTCCCAGACTCAAAAAATTCCTTACCAATTGGTCATCGGCGATCAGGAATTGGTGAATGGAACCGTCACTGTCCGCCGCTACGGCTCGAAAGAAATGGTTACTTTCAGCATGGATGATTTCTTGGCTGAAGTTCAATCTGAAATCAAAAACTTCAAATAA